A portion of the Pseudomonas synxantha BG33R genome contains these proteins:
- a CDS encoding FimV/HubP family polar landmark protein — translation MVQVRKLVLAIAAASALSSGMAQALQLGEMTLNSKLNQPLSVEIELRDVGGLTAAEITPSLASAQAFVDAGVDRQAFLDDLTFTPVINPEGRSVVRVTSSKPLPDSYVRFLLQVQWPNGRLMRDYSVLLDPAKFDQPAPTAGAPASAAPAAGTPAQHTTTSRDTLWEIAAKNRNGASVQQTMLAIQALNPDAFIDGNINRLKTGQVLRLPDATQSTALAQPQAIAEVSAQNAAWRQGRRTPKGQVAGKAQLDATKRTQAGNAPTSTQAKDNLSLVSAEAAKQGTKGKAGDNRALSDKLAMTQEELDTTRRDNEELKSRAADLQSQLDKLQKLIQLKNDQLARLQAQNGEPATAAIPAQLAGEPAAEPAAPVATPAPAAEPPKPVAAPATTEGKFNDLLTNPIILGIIGGAGILVVLLLLLLWARHRNARREEEKHLRMARALAEEPEFTPNIDQDLPPDSFEGLEVPPPSVKLGAAPAPAPVAEPVVVPTVASVLAPLAVAVAQENSSDALAQAQSHIDRGHLNQAADVLEQAIKHEPKRSDLRLKLMEVYGLQNDKDGFVTQERQLVANGENHAQVEQLKSRFPAMAVLAAGVSAAVAAAALDAQYVKDLLDDKPAAAEPADTFDNDFDLSLDELEAASPAEIARDQQTFEALLQQQTEAKADAQDLSDFDLDLQLDPPASKSDDDFLSGLEEQMKDVPPVEPPTLTPAALDEFELPEDFDLSLADEPTAPAAKPDAFASELDDVNAELDRLSQSLEHPPIEPTFTAEDAALGGDDEPDFDFLSGTDEVATKLDLAQAYIDMGDADGAKDILDEVLVEGNEDQRGEAKEMLGRI, via the coding sequence ATGGTTCAAGTTCGCAAACTGGTGTTAGCAATAGCGGCCGCCTCGGCGCTGTCCTCCGGTATGGCGCAGGCGCTGCAACTTGGGGAGATGACCCTCAACTCGAAGTTGAACCAGCCGCTGTCGGTGGAAATCGAATTGCGTGATGTGGGTGGCCTCACGGCGGCCGAGATCACTCCGAGCCTGGCTTCTGCCCAGGCCTTTGTGGATGCGGGCGTTGACCGCCAGGCGTTTCTCGATGACCTGACGTTCACCCCGGTGATCAACCCCGAAGGTCGCAGCGTGGTGCGCGTGACCTCCAGCAAGCCGCTGCCCGATTCCTATGTGCGCTTCCTGCTGCAGGTGCAATGGCCCAATGGCCGTTTGATGCGTGACTACAGCGTGCTGCTCGACCCGGCCAAGTTCGACCAGCCGGCACCGACTGCCGGCGCGCCGGCCAGTGCCGCACCTGCCGCCGGCACGCCCGCCCAGCACACCACCACGTCCCGCGACACCTTGTGGGAAATCGCCGCGAAGAATCGTAACGGCGCCTCGGTCCAGCAGACGATGCTGGCGATCCAGGCGCTCAACCCTGACGCTTTTATCGATGGCAATATCAATCGCCTGAAAACCGGCCAGGTCCTGCGCCTGCCGGATGCCACGCAAAGTACGGCGCTGGCGCAGCCTCAAGCGATCGCCGAAGTCAGCGCGCAGAACGCCGCCTGGCGTCAGGGCCGTCGTACCCCCAAGGGGCAAGTGGCCGGCAAGGCGCAGTTGGATGCGACCAAGCGTACCCAGGCCGGCAATGCGCCGACGAGCACCCAGGCCAAGGACAACTTGAGCCTGGTCTCGGCCGAAGCCGCCAAGCAAGGTACGAAGGGCAAGGCCGGTGATAACCGCGCGTTGAGCGACAAGCTGGCGATGACCCAGGAAGAGCTGGACACCACCCGCCGCGATAACGAAGAACTGAAGAGCCGCGCCGCCGACTTGCAAAGCCAGTTGGACAAGTTGCAAAAGCTGATTCAGTTGAAGAATGACCAGTTGGCTCGCTTGCAGGCGCAAAACGGTGAGCCGGCTACGGCTGCAATCCCTGCGCAGCTGGCAGGTGAGCCCGCAGCAGAGCCTGCGGCGCCCGTTGCAACCCCTGCACCCGCCGCTGAACCGCCCAAGCCGGTCGCGGCACCTGCTACCACCGAAGGCAAGTTCAATGACTTGCTGACCAACCCTATTATCCTCGGCATCATTGGCGGGGCAGGCATCCTGGTGGTGCTGCTGCTTCTGTTGCTGTGGGCGCGCCATCGCAATGCCCGCCGCGAAGAGGAAAAGCATCTGCGCATGGCGCGGGCGCTGGCCGAAGAGCCTGAGTTCACGCCCAATATTGACCAGGACCTGCCGCCTGACAGTTTTGAAGGCCTTGAAGTGCCGCCGCCGAGCGTCAAGCTGGGCGCCGCGCCAGCGCCTGCCCCGGTGGCTGAGCCGGTTGTCGTGCCGACTGTCGCTTCCGTGCTCGCACCCCTGGCCGTCGCTGTTGCCCAGGAGAACTCCAGCGATGCATTGGCTCAGGCCCAGTCCCATATCGACCGCGGCCACCTGAACCAGGCGGCTGATGTGCTTGAACAAGCCATCAAACATGAGCCCAAGCGCAGCGACCTGCGTTTGAAGCTGATGGAAGTCTACGGCCTGCAGAACGACAAGGACGGTTTCGTCACCCAGGAGCGCCAATTGGTCGCCAACGGTGAGAACCACGCCCAGGTCGAGCAGCTCAAGAGCCGCTTCCCGGCCATGGCCGTGCTGGCAGCGGGCGTCAGCGCCGCCGTGGCTGCTGCGGCTCTCGATGCGCAGTACGTCAAGGATTTGCTCGATGACAAGCCGGCGGCGGCTGAGCCGGCGGACACCTTCGACAACGATTTTGACCTTAGCCTGGATGAGCTGGAAGCTGCCTCGCCGGCCGAGATCGCCCGGGACCAGCAAACCTTTGAAGCGCTGCTGCAACAACAGACTGAGGCCAAGGCCGATGCGCAGGATCTCTCGGACTTTGACCTGGACCTGCAACTGGATCCGCCAGCGTCGAAATCCGATGACGACTTTCTCTCGGGACTTGAGGAGCAGATGAAGGACGTGCCGCCTGTCGAGCCGCCCACCCTGACACCTGCCGCGCTGGACGAATTCGAGTTGCCGGAAGACTTTGACCTGTCCCTGGCTGATGAGCCGACGGCCCCGGCAGCCAAGCCCGATGCGTTTGCCTCGGAACTGGACGACGTCAATGCCGAGTTGGACCGATTGTCCCAGAGCCTGGAGCACCCGCCGATCGAGCCGACTTTCACGGCCGAGGATGCCGCGCTGGGCGGTGATGATGAACCGGATTTCGATTTCCTCTCAGGCACGGATGAAGTCGCTACCAAGCTCGACCTGGCCCAGGCTTACATCGACATGGGTGATGCCGATGGCGCTAAAGACATCCTTGATGAAGTCTTGGTCGAAGGCAACGAAGACCAGCGTGGCGAAGCCAAGGAAATGCTCGGCCGAATCTAA
- a CDS encoding aspartate-semialdehyde dehydrogenase translates to MTQTFEIAVIGATGTVGETLVQILEELDFPVGTLYLLAGSNSAGASVPFRGKNVRVKEVDEFDFSKAQLAFFAAGPAVTLSFASRATAAGCSVIDLSGALPAEQAPPVVPQANAQVLNGLKKPFQLGSPSPSATYLAVVLAPLRGLVDIQRVNVTANLAVSAQGREAVSELARQTAELLNVRPLEPKFFDRQMAFNLLAQVGTPDAQGHTALEKRLVHELRAVLETPLLKISATCVQAPVFFGDSLTVSLQLAAPVDLAAVNRALDAAPGIELVEEGDYPTAVGDAVGQDVVYVGRVRAGVDDPAELNLWLTSDNVRKGSALNAVELAQLLIKGLV, encoded by the coding sequence ATGACCCAGACCTTCGAAATCGCCGTGATCGGTGCCACCGGCACTGTGGGTGAAACACTGGTGCAGATCCTCGAAGAGCTGGATTTCCCGGTAGGCACCCTGTATTTGCTGGCGGGCAGCAACTCGGCGGGGGCCTCGGTGCCGTTTCGTGGCAAGAACGTGCGGGTCAAAGAGGTCGACGAGTTCGATTTCAGCAAGGCGCAGTTGGCGTTCTTCGCAGCAGGCCCGGCGGTGACTCTGAGTTTCGCCTCGCGCGCCACGGCCGCTGGCTGTTCGGTAATCGACTTGTCCGGCGCATTGCCTGCCGAACAGGCGCCGCCAGTGGTGCCGCAGGCCAACGCCCAGGTGTTGAACGGTTTGAAAAAACCATTCCAGCTCGGCAGCCCAAGCCCGTCTGCCACCTACCTGGCGGTAGTGCTCGCGCCGTTGCGGGGTTTGGTGGATATCCAGCGCGTGAATGTCACCGCCAACCTGGCGGTCTCTGCCCAGGGCCGGGAGGCCGTCAGCGAGTTGGCGCGGCAGACCGCTGAGTTATTGAACGTGCGTCCACTGGAACCGAAGTTCTTCGACCGGCAAATGGCGTTCAACCTGCTGGCTCAAGTCGGTACGCCAGACGCCCAAGGTCATACAGCCCTGGAGAAACGCCTCGTACACGAGCTGCGTGCCGTGCTGGAAACACCTTTGCTAAAGATTTCCGCAACCTGCGTTCAAGCCCCGGTATTTTTCGGCGATAGCCTGACAGTGTCGTTGCAATTGGCTGCGCCGGTCGATCTGGCCGCGGTCAACCGTGCACTCGATGCTGCGCCGGGTATCGAGCTGGTTGAGGAGGGCGATTACCCAACGGCTGTAGGCGATGCGGTCGGCCAGGATGTGGTTTACGTAGGACGCGTACGTGCAGGTGTTGACGACCCCGCGGAACTAAATCTGTGGTTGACGTCAGATAACGTACGCAAGGGCTCGGCCCTGAACGCTGTGGAACTGGCGCAGTTGTTGATAAAAGGCCTTGTGTAA
- the asd gene encoding aspartate-semialdehyde dehydrogenase yields the protein MKRVGLIGWRGMVGSVLMQRMLEEQDFDLIEPVFFTTSNVGGQGPSVGKDIAPLKDAYSIEELKTLDVILTCQGGDYTSEVFPKLREAGWQGYWIDAASSLRMQDDAVIILDPVNRKVIDQQLDAGTKNYVGGNCTVSLMLMGLGGLFEAGLVEWMSAMTYQAASGAGAQNMRELIKQMGATHAAVADQLADPASAILDIDRRVAEAMRSDAYPTENFGVPLAGSLIPWIDKELPNGQSREEWKAQAETNKILGRFKNPIPVDGICVRIGAMRCHSQALTIKLNKDVPIADIEGLISQHNPWVKLVPNNRDISMQELSPTKVTGTLNVPVGRLRKLNMGSQFLGAFTVGDQLLWGAAEPLRRMLRILLER from the coding sequence ATGAAACGTGTAGGTCTGATCGGTTGGCGCGGTATGGTCGGTTCCGTGCTCATGCAGCGGATGCTGGAAGAGCAGGATTTCGATCTTATTGAGCCGGTGTTTTTCACCACTTCGAACGTAGGTGGCCAAGGGCCGTCCGTGGGCAAGGATATTGCCCCGCTCAAGGACGCCTACAGCATTGAAGAGTTGAAGACCCTCGACGTGATCCTGACGTGCCAGGGTGGCGACTACACCAGCGAAGTCTTCCCCAAGCTGCGCGAAGCCGGCTGGCAGGGTTACTGGATCGACGCCGCTTCCAGCCTGCGTATGCAGGATGACGCGGTGATCATCCTTGATCCGGTCAACCGTAAGGTCATCGACCAGCAACTGGATGCCGGCACCAAGAACTACGTGGGCGGCAACTGCACCGTCAGCCTGATGCTGATGGGGCTGGGTGGCCTGTTCGAAGCCGGCCTGGTCGAGTGGATGAGTGCCATGACCTATCAGGCTGCCTCTGGTGCCGGTGCGCAGAACATGCGCGAGCTGATCAAGCAGATGGGCGCGACCCATGCCGCTGTCGCCGATCAACTGGCAGACCCGGCCAGCGCGATTCTCGACATCGACCGTCGTGTAGCCGAAGCCATGCGCAGCGACGCTTACCCGACCGAGAACTTCGGCGTGCCATTGGCTGGTAGCTTGATCCCGTGGATCGACAAGGAACTGCCCAACGGTCAGAGCCGCGAGGAGTGGAAGGCCCAGGCCGAGACCAACAAGATCCTCGGTCGCTTCAAGAACCCGATTCCGGTGGACGGCATCTGCGTGCGCATTGGCGCCATGCGTTGCCACAGCCAGGCGTTGACCATCAAGCTGAACAAAGACGTGCCGATCGCTGATATCGAAGGCTTGATCAGCCAGCACAACCCTTGGGTCAAGCTGGTGCCGAACAACCGCGATATCAGCATGCAGGAGCTGAGCCCGACCAAGGTCACCGGCACCCTGAATGTACCGGTGGGCCGTTTGCGCAAGCTGAACATGGGGAGCCAGTTCCTCGGTGCGTTCACCGTCGGCGACCAGCTGCTGTGGGGCGCGGCTGAACCGCTGCGTCGCATGTTGCGGATTTTGCTGGAGCGTTGA
- the leuB gene encoding 3-isopropylmalate dehydrogenase — translation MSKQILILPGDGIGPEIMAEAVKVLELANAKYSLGFELSHDVIGGAAIDKHGVPLADETLDRARAADAVLLGAVGGPKWDKIERDIRPERGLLKIRAQLGLFGNLRPAILYPQLADASSLKPEVVAGLDILIVRELTGGIYFGSPRGVRELENGERQAYDTLPYSESEIRRIARVGFDMARVRGKKVCSVDKANVLASSQLWREIVEEVAKDYPDVELSHMYVDNAAMQLVRAPKQFDVIVTDNLFGDILSDQASMLTGSIGMLPSASLDTHNKGMYEPCHGSAPDIAGQGIANPLATILSVSMMLRYTFNLSEAADAIEKAVSLVLDQGLRTGDIWSQGCTKVGTQEMGDAVVAALRNL, via the coding sequence ATGAGCAAGCAGATTCTGATTCTCCCTGGCGACGGTATTGGTCCGGAAATCATGGCCGAAGCGGTCAAGGTGCTGGAGCTTGCCAACGCCAAGTACAGTCTGGGCTTCGAGCTGAGCCACGACGTGATCGGCGGCGCGGCCATCGACAAGCACGGCGTGCCCCTGGCCGACGAAACCCTGGACCGCGCCCGTGCGGCCGACGCCGTGTTGCTCGGCGCGGTGGGTGGCCCGAAGTGGGACAAGATCGAGCGTGACATCCGCCCGGAGCGCGGCCTGTTGAAAATCCGCGCGCAACTGGGCCTGTTCGGCAACCTGCGCCCGGCAATCCTCTACCCGCAACTCGCCGATGCCTCAAGCCTCAAGCCGGAAGTGGTGGCGGGCCTGGATATCCTGATCGTGCGTGAGCTGACCGGCGGTATCTATTTCGGTTCGCCACGGGGCGTGCGCGAGTTGGAAAATGGCGAGCGCCAAGCCTACGACACGCTGCCGTACAGCGAGAGCGAAATCCGCCGTATCGCCCGGGTCGGTTTCGATATGGCCCGTGTGCGTGGCAAAAAGGTGTGCTCGGTGGATAAAGCCAACGTGCTGGCCTCCAGCCAACTGTGGCGCGAAATCGTTGAGGAAGTGGCCAAGGACTACCCGGACGTCGAACTGAGCCACATGTACGTCGACAACGCCGCGATGCAGCTGGTGCGTGCGCCCAAGCAGTTCGACGTGATCGTCACCGACAACCTGTTCGGCGACATCCTGTCCGACCAGGCGTCGATGCTCACAGGTTCGATCGGCATGTTGCCGTCGGCGTCCCTGGACACCCACAACAAGGGCATGTACGAGCCGTGTCACGGTTCGGCGCCGGACATCGCAGGCCAGGGCATTGCCAACCCGCTGGCGACCATTTTGTCGGTGTCGATGATGCTGCGTTACACCTTCAACCTGAGTGAAGCGGCCGACGCGATCGAGAAAGCCGTCAGCCTGGTACTGGACCAGGGCTTGCGCACCGGGGACATCTGGTCCCAGGGCTGCACCAAGGTCGGAACGCAAGAAATGGGCGACGCAGTAGTCGCCGCGCTGCGGAATCTGTAA
- a CDS encoding class I SAM-dependent methyltransferase: MTTTAHTQVVQKQFGEQASAYLSSAVHAQGSEFALLQAELAGQGAARLLDLGCGAGHVSFQVAPLVNEVVAYDLSRQMLDVVTAAAKDRGLDNIRTVHGAAERLPFADGEFDFVFSRYSAHHWSDLGLALREVRRVLKPGGVAAFVDVLSPGSPLLDTYLQTVEVLRDTSHVRDYAAAEWMQQLSESGLHVRNSLRQRLRLEYTSWVERMRTPEVLRAAILELQKAMGQEVRDYYEIQADGTFSTDVLVVFAQR; the protein is encoded by the coding sequence ATGACCACCACTGCCCATACCCAAGTCGTGCAAAAGCAATTCGGCGAGCAAGCCTCGGCCTACCTGAGCAGTGCCGTGCACGCCCAGGGCAGCGAATTCGCACTGCTGCAGGCCGAGCTGGCCGGGCAGGGCGCTGCACGGCTGCTGGACCTGGGCTGTGGGGCGGGTCATGTGAGTTTCCAGGTGGCGCCTCTGGTTAACGAAGTGGTGGCCTACGACCTGTCTCGGCAGATGCTCGACGTGGTCACCGCCGCCGCGAAAGATCGCGGCCTGGACAATATCCGCACCGTCCACGGCGCCGCCGAGCGTCTGCCGTTCGCCGATGGCGAGTTCGACTTCGTGTTCAGCCGTTATTCGGCCCACCACTGGAGTGACCTGGGCCTGGCCCTGCGGGAAGTGCGCCGCGTGCTCAAGCCAGGCGGGGTGGCGGCGTTTGTGGATGTCTTGTCACCGGGTAGCCCATTGCTGGACACTTACCTGCAAACCGTCGAAGTGCTGCGCGACACCAGCCACGTGCGAGATTACGCCGCCGCCGAGTGGATGCAGCAACTCAGCGAGTCTGGCCTGCATGTGCGTAACAGCCTGCGTCAGCGCCTGCGCCTGGAATACACCTCGTGGGTCGAGCGCATGCGCACGCCAGAGGTGCTGCGTGCGGCAATCCTTGAGCTGCAAAAGGCGATGGGCCAGGAAGTGCGCGATTATTACGAAATTCAGGCCGACGGCACCTTCAGCACCGACGTGCTGGTGGTCTTTGCCCAACGCTGA
- the leuD gene encoding 3-isopropylmalate dehydratase small subunit, whose amino-acid sequence MRAFTQHTGLVAPLDRANVDTDQIIPKQFLKSIKRTGFGPNLFDEWRYLDVGYAYQDNSKRPLNKDFVLNAERYQGASVLLARENFGCGSSREHAPWALEEYGFRSIIAPSYADIFFNNSFKNGLLPIILSDAEVDELFQQVEANVGYQLTVDLAAQTVTRPDGKVYHFEVDAFRKHCLINGLDDIGLTLQDGDAIAAFEARHRASQPWLFRDA is encoded by the coding sequence ATGAGAGCTTTTACCCAGCACACAGGTCTTGTAGCGCCGTTGGACCGTGCCAACGTGGACACTGACCAGATCATCCCCAAGCAGTTCTTGAAGTCGATCAAGCGCACCGGTTTTGGCCCCAACCTGTTCGATGAGTGGCGCTATCTGGACGTGGGCTACGCCTACCAGGACAACTCCAAGCGCCCGCTGAACAAAGACTTTGTGCTCAATGCCGAGCGCTACCAGGGCGCCAGTGTGTTGCTGGCCCGGGAAAACTTCGGTTGCGGCTCCAGCCGTGAACACGCGCCGTGGGCCCTGGAAGAGTACGGCTTTCGCAGCATCATCGCGCCCAGCTATGCCGACATCTTCTTCAACAACAGCTTCAAGAACGGCCTGTTGCCGATCATCTTGAGCGATGCCGAAGTGGATGAGCTGTTCCAGCAAGTGGAAGCGAATGTGGGCTATCAGCTGACCGTGGACCTGGCCGCGCAGACCGTCACCCGTCCGGACGGCAAGGTGTATCACTTTGAAGTGGATGCGTTTCGCAAGCACTGCCTGATCAACGGCCTGGACGATATCGGCCTGACCTTGCAGGACGGCGATGCGATTGCCGCGTTTGAAGCCAGGCACCGGGCGAGCCAGCCTTGGTTGTTTCGCGATGCCTGA
- the leuC gene encoding 3-isopropylmalate dehydratase large subunit, whose product MAGKTLYDKLWDSHEVKRRDDGSSLIYIDRHIIHEVTSPQAFEGLRLAGRKPWRVDSIIATPDHNVPTTPERKGGIEAIADQVSRLQVQTLDDYCDEYGITEFKMNDVRQGIVHVIGPEQGATLPGMTVVCGDSHTSTHGAFGALAHGIGTSEVEHVFATQCLVAKKMKNMLVRVEGQLPFGVTAKDIVLAVIGKIGTAGGNGHAIEFAGSAIRDLSIEGRMTICNMSIEAGARVGMVAADEKTVEYVKGRPFAPQGADWDAAVEAWKDLVSDADAVFDTVVELDAAQIKPQVSWGTSPEMVLAVDQNVPDPAKEADLVKRGSIERALKYMGLKANQAITDIQLDRVFIGSCTNSRIEDLRAAAVIAKGRKVASTIKQAIVVPGSGLVKAQAEAEGLDKIFLEAGFEWREPGCSMCLAMNPDRLESGEHCASTSNRNFEGRQGAGGRTHLVSPAMAAAAAVNGRFIDVRELI is encoded by the coding sequence ATGGCCGGCAAAACGCTTTACGACAAGCTTTGGGATTCCCATGAAGTGAAACGTCGCGATGATGGATCGTCGCTGATCTATATCGACCGTCACATCATCCATGAAGTGACCTCGCCCCAAGCGTTCGAAGGCCTGCGACTGGCCGGGCGCAAGCCATGGCGCGTCGACTCCATCATCGCCACGCCGGACCACAACGTGCCGACCACTCCTGAGCGCAAGGGCGGTATCGAAGCCATTGCCGATCAGGTTTCGCGTTTGCAGGTGCAAACCCTCGACGACTATTGCGACGAATACGGCATCACCGAATTCAAGATGAATGACGTGCGTCAGGGCATCGTCCATGTGATCGGTCCGGAGCAGGGGGCGACCTTGCCGGGCATGACCGTGGTCTGCGGCGACTCCCACACCTCCACCCACGGTGCGTTCGGCGCCCTGGCCCATGGCATCGGCACCTCCGAGGTGGAGCATGTGTTCGCCACCCAGTGCCTGGTCGCCAAGAAAATGAAGAACATGCTGGTACGCGTCGAAGGCCAATTGCCGTTTGGCGTGACCGCCAAAGACATCGTGCTCGCCGTGATCGGCAAGATCGGCACCGCCGGCGGTAACGGCCATGCCATCGAATTCGCCGGCAGCGCCATTCGTGACTTGTCCATCGAAGGCCGCATGACCATCTGCAACATGTCCATCGAAGCCGGTGCCCGTGTGGGCATGGTGGCGGCGGATGAGAAAACCGTGGAGTACGTCAAAGGACGCCCGTTTGCCCCGCAAGGCGCCGATTGGGATGCCGCCGTCGAAGCCTGGAAAGACCTGGTGTCTGACGCCGATGCGGTGTTTGACACCGTGGTCGAACTCGACGCTGCGCAGATCAAGCCGCAAGTCAGCTGGGGCACTTCGCCGGAAATGGTCCTGGCCGTTGACCAGAACGTACCGGACCCGGCCAAAGAGGCCGACCTGGTCAAGCGCGGCTCCATCGAGCGCGCCCTGAAGTACATGGGCTTGAAAGCCAACCAGGCGATCACCGACATCCAGTTGGATCGCGTGTTCATCGGCTCCTGCACCAACTCGCGGATCGAAGACCTGCGCGCCGCGGCGGTGATCGCCAAGGGCCGCAAGGTTGCCTCGACCATCAAGCAAGCCATTGTGGTACCAGGTTCGGGCCTGGTGAAGGCGCAAGCCGAAGCTGAAGGCCTGGACAAGATCTTCCTCGAAGCCGGTTTTGAATGGCGTGAACCAGGCTGTTCGATGTGCCTTGCGATGAACCCGGACCGTTTGGAGTCGGGCGAGCATTGCGCGTCCACCTCCAACCGTAACTTCGAAGGGCGTCAGGGCGCCGGTGGCCGCACCCACCTGGTCAGCCCGGCCATGGCCGCCGCCGCTGCCGTCAACGGTCGTTTCATCGACGTTCGCGAATTGATCTGA
- a CDS encoding LysR family transcriptional regulator, translating to MDLANLNAFIAIAETGSFSGAGERLHLTQPAISKRIAGLEQQLKVRLFDRLGREVGLTEAGRALLPRAYQILNVLDDTRRALTNLTGEVSGRLTLATSHHIGLHRLPPILRTFTRQYPNVALDIQFLDSEVAYEEILHGRAEVAVITLAPEPHHLVRASPVWDDPLDFVVAPEHSLISNGSISLADIARHPAVFPGGNTFTHHIVSRLFEAQGLAPNIAMSTNYLETIKMMVSIGLAWSVLPRTMLDDQVASIALPGIQLSRQLGYIVHTERTLSNAARAFMSLLDAQVDLPGLPA from the coding sequence ATGGATCTGGCCAACCTCAACGCCTTTATCGCCATCGCCGAGACCGGCAGCTTCTCCGGGGCCGGCGAACGCCTGCACCTGACGCAGCCCGCCATCAGCAAACGCATCGCGGGCCTGGAGCAGCAATTGAAAGTGCGTTTGTTTGATCGCTTGGGCCGTGAAGTCGGCTTGACCGAAGCCGGCCGGGCCTTGCTGCCGCGCGCTTATCAAATCCTCAACGTGCTGGACGACACCCGCCGCGCCCTGACCAACCTTACAGGGGAAGTCAGCGGGCGCCTCACTCTGGCCACCAGCCACCATATAGGCCTGCACCGCCTGCCACCGATCCTGCGCACCTTCACACGGCAATACCCAAACGTGGCACTGGATATTCAGTTTTTGGATTCAGAAGTGGCCTACGAAGAAATACTCCATGGTCGCGCCGAAGTGGCGGTAATCACCCTGGCGCCCGAGCCCCACCATCTGGTGCGCGCCTCGCCGGTATGGGATGACCCGCTGGACTTTGTGGTAGCGCCGGAACACAGCCTGATCAGCAACGGTTCCATCAGCCTGGCCGATATCGCCAGGCACCCGGCGGTGTTTCCCGGCGGCAACACCTTTACGCACCATATTGTCAGCCGCCTGTTCGAAGCCCAGGGGCTTGCGCCAAATATTGCGATGAGCACCAACTACCTGGAAACCATCAAGATGATGGTGTCCATCGGCCTGGCCTGGAGCGTGTTGCCGCGCACCATGCTCGATGATCAAGTGGCAAGTATCGCTTTGCCGGGCATACAACTCAGTCGCCAGCTAGGCTATATCGTGCATACAGAAAGGACGCTATCGAACGCTGCGCGGGCTTTCATGAGCCTGCTGGATGCACAGGTCGATCTGCCAGGGTTACCGGCATGA